The Theileria parva strain Muguga chromosome 1, complete sequence, whole genome shotgun sequence DNA window caggaaaaaatcatcatttatttattttacaaaaaggattttaaattatcaacatttttaatattttacattattttcattttattcCTACACTCTTCATCACCGTCCCATTACACTATAAACAGAATAGATACttgatatatatttttattcaacaCATTCAAGCAATAGTATACTTTAATTTATCCGTAAATCgtaataaattaagatAAAATGTGTTCAATCTCGTGAATAGTTAGATCCATAAATAGAAGGAAACATGgatgtaaaaaattgatttgaaaaattgcGATTTAATCTTCGTCGGAGGTGTCATCTAGTGAAGTGAGAAGTAGAGAGGATGAGGGAACCAGATTGGCATTTTCGAGTGTTACATTTCTATCAGAGAGTGTGGTTGATGGGTAAGGAATAGAGAGGTTGAAGTTATAGGGGATTTTAtagtttttattttcaaggAATTGGGAGGCTTCAACCCATTCGTAGATTTTTTCTACCTTGTCGTTTTTGGCGAATTCGCCCTCAATTCTATTCCCATTTGGTAATCTGACTCGTATCTTAACTTCCTTACGCTCAAATTTGTCAAACACATTTGTATACACTTTTGCAAGTTCTTTTCTGTGctctaaaattttttccCTTTCCTCTTTCTTCTGCCTTTTGATTAGCTCCTGGGTCCTTCTCCGCTGCGCCTCGTCTCTCCTCTTTATATCTCGTTCTTTGAACTTCACTGAATCGATTTCAACTGCCCGTCTGAATTCTTCATCCTGTTCTCTGATAACTTCTCGAGAACTCTCGGCTCTTTCTGGCGGTGGCTGGTACTCCACTGAGCCCAGAAGCATCGAAACAAGTGCATCATGTTCCACACTCCCCTCAAGTCTGTTTACCACTGTACACCGATTCAAACCTTGGAATGAAAGTACTGAAAGATGGGGTACTGTCATACAGTTTACCAAATCCATCATCTTCCTCATGCTCGCACCCTTATAATATTccatataaaatatataattcGTATCCtgaatatttttcaatacccttattattatatatagtattaattaCACGGTATAGtacaatagtattataggAATAGTTACGGGTATATAACTGGAGTAAATAGAGTAAGGAGATACAATGACTTCGATAATGAGTTGGTTGGTGAAAAGATTACGGCAAACGTGATCATTAAATTCTGAATGAATATATAGTACAATCATCTTCCCGGAATGTAATGAAACTCTTCTAGCCTATATATGATTATACTcggtatataataatataataactatatCCGatataataactatatattattataagtTGAATATAAGTAATAGTAGTGAGTAACTTCTTCAAAACTTCCGAGGAATATTTTAGGGTGTATTGAGCCATATTTCGACTCGTATTCTTCAATTAAGTGAGTTGGTGTGAGGGTTAGGAGGGACGACACCCTTCTGAACATTGCCAAAAGGGCTTCATAAATCGGCACCAGCACAAAGTTTATGAAATTCGAAAATATATCATACAAAAACATCTCAATTCATCACATTACACTAATTCATCACTTTTCCTAACTTTGACACTAACCCATCAATTTGACACCAAATCATAagtttaacattaaatCATAAGTTTAATACTAATTCATCAAGAAGAAGGTAACTCCATGTGGAAACGACATGAATCGAAATGACTGGAAAACTCTGAAAAAATGgtcaaaaataataaattattgcaaaatgattaaaaataagaaagaattataaaaaaatttgaaaaataaagcTCAATTTAAAAgtggtaaaaattattcagaAGCGAAAAATTGGAAGTGTcataaaaaataagaaaGGATTAAAAGGTGTTAACAAAGGGTTAAAGGGGAgaaattgataataaaaaggGATGGGAAAGGTGTAATTTAAGTATGGATAGGGAGTTAAAAGGTAAAAATTAGCGATAAgtggttaaatttaatgagtAACGAAATAAATTGTAGTGTAGGAATCTTCGAGAactttttttaaaattttaattacttttatcaaattttaaaattttgttattttaatttttagaaatgGGTttttagtgtgtaatattttgttatttgggttttaacacattttcacAGGCCTTATTTCTGAATTTTGTTTTAGAGTTTAAACTTTTCCAAAACGCTGGATTCCTCACTTAATAAAGtgtgttttaattttaatttttaacatttgttACTATTCGTTCATGACTTTCCCTTTTCAGTTTTGGGAATGGTTCACTACTTTCTGTCGTCACCTGCCTAGGAATTTTCACTTCATTTTTTCTCCTACCCACtttaattcattaaattaactatttttttaattagttttacTCTCCATCTATTCACGTGTCCAGTTAGCGCCCTTGTTGTTTCGTGTGTATTtctaaatgtgtagaaccatcacaaattttaatattaagtcttttggaaaattatattataaaattataatataataattataaattataatactatattatatgaCGATAATCACAGATTATCTGGGAATTCTGTGAAATAGTAGCCAGTAACCCAAAAACGCTCTAAACTATGAAAATAAAGTGAAAGAGTAAAGATCAAGACGAAAATCCAAATGGACGAAGAagaattttatgaaaatcTAAAGAATTTTCATGGTCCTGAGAAGTATTTGGAGTTGTCTCAAACTAACCTATTTGGAGCCAAGCTTGACTTGTTCCGTTTCTACAAATGTATTAGACGTTTTGGAAACTTAACTGAGTCTATGATCATCACACATTGGAGGGAGATCTGTTCCGAGATCGGTGTTTTAAACCCATCTGACTCCGTACCACCCGACGAGGCTCAAAAGGCCTCTCGTTACTTTTGTGATCTTTTTTTCAACTTCAATTATCCAAACTACTCTGCCACTCATGTAACCAAATATGATGAAGCCACCAATTCATCCTCTTCATCTGAATATATCAATACAATTTCTAATAGGTAACTCTTATGCCATATAccttttattattatattacgctttagtatattatatacagtGTTGGTATGGTGTGTGTAGGTATATAGCATATGTACAGTAGTATGAGTATTAGCATAGAAatcataatattttagtgATGATGAGAATGGAATATCATATAAAAATGTCGTTTGGATGGCCAATCATTTTCTAAACCAACAAAAAAGCAGCATCCATCACACTACTGGCACTCCTAATACTCACAGTACTGACACTAATACCACTGCCCATACTACTCCAAACACCAAGAATACTGACACTAATAGTACTCCAAACACCCataacactgttaacacATTCCATAATACCACCAACACACTtgatagtaataatagtgttaacagCGTTGACATTAACCCTGTAAACAGCGTAAGTGATGAACAATGGAAACTGTCAAtatatgaaaataatgCTCCATTAACATATGAATCTCAAACTAAAGTGGGTAAtgagtatagtatagtggAGGAATCAAACGACAGTGAGAGTGAGGAAGATGAGGATTTGGTGTATGACATAATATATGAATTATcaaagtatataattggTAGAATAGAATTAGAGTATAGTCTTAAGATACTCTTGAAAACTCTAATAATAAGTAATTTGCCAGATATTCCCAACCTCATTAGTACTCTGTCACTCATCAACTTCCAGTACACTAGCGAACTCACTAAATCACAACAAACTGAGTcaaacataaaaattatcatcacagtaaataatatactaatattgATAGTGAGAAATTCGTTCATTAACTACGAAGATTCGTCAACAGGTGATACTATTGATAACGGAAtcaatgataaattaacactatatGACCAGGCCACAGTTTGTCTAAACTCGTTGCAACACTCTACTATTACTCTTTTTAAGCTATTCACCAGTAATAAGAATCGGGTTAATGTTTTGGATATGTATTCCGAAAGTGATATTTTGAGATTGTCAGATACATTGAACAGTATATTacttttgataaaatatttaataatcaTCTCAACATCTCAATGGCAATTTGATCTATTACACCTCTTCATTAATCAAGTCTTATCATCTCTcatcaataatattaatagtagtGGTGCGGGTAGTGCAGTGATTGGCACATGTAACACAGTTGGTAATACTAGTGATGGTGCAACGGAAGTGGTAAATGAGCATGTATTGGAAAGTCTACAAGTGTTTATGAAAGGGTGCAATGAGTTGTGTAAGAAGTTGAAGAGTAAATTTTCCCTAAAGACAATAGTGGATTTGTACACCTTGTCAGTTCGGATCCTCAAGTCTGAGGCTCTTTCTAACTCACTGAAGAAGGAAATTTTTGAACTTTTACTCACAATTCACACTTACTTTCACTTCTCAAATCATCACATGCATAATAACATACAATTTGTCCTACAATGTTTCATACACAACCTCGTCAACCCCACCCATACCACTGTTAACACTGGCAGTGCAGTTAACAGTAGTAACAGTGCTAACACTAGTAATTGTGTTAATAGTAGTAATGGTGTTAAGAGTGATAATCGAGTGTCTGGGGACAACTATGATTCCATTTTTAAGAGAAGAAAAAGGAGTAGAGATGAGAATATGAAATGTGTTTTCAATAACCCAGATAATACCAATACCACCACTAATGCTAGCAATAACACGAGTAATCATACTAACACTGGCGCCACTAATATCAGTACAAACCGTGATGGAATGGATAACAAAGCTGATGTTAACGTCAATATGGAATGCTCAGTAAAAAGTGAGGAAAATGATGGAAATACTCCTGAAGGCGATGACTCTGTAGTGGGTACTATTGGAAATAATTCGTCTGATGCGAATGGAAAAAAGTCGGTTGATGTGGGTGAGGGTAATTGTGTGGAGAATAATGAAGGTGTTCGGGAAAATGAACAACTTACATTAGAAGAttcaatttcatttttacaattttattataaaactGTTTTTGGCATATTCGCCAATCAATCTGCGACATTACCAATACTAGATAATACTAAcgataatgataataataaggctaataataccaataaggataaagataaaatgAATGATGTGGATGTGGATGAGAATGAAATGAATGAgataatatgtaaatgtATAGAGAAGTTGTTGGAATATTCATTTTGTTCCGAAATGCTGGAGAAGAATTACGAAAAATTGCTGGAATGCGCTTTTAAAGAGCATTCAAAGTCACTGTGGAGCTTAATTCACAAGTTATTGTCCAAATGTAGTCACTTTACACTCAACTGCAGCAATACCAACTATcacattacacattttaaacaaattctCTAATCTCTTAAAATCTATACCCTATTTCCCAAATacctaataataatactatagtgtatattatctaattaactaattaactcaAAATACATCTGAAATTGTATTAATGGCAAATGATATTGTAATGTAGTAATAGAATGAACAGATTAAAGATCGGGATTATTCCATGGTGAAGTGGGTGAGATTTCGAAATTGTCAATAGAGACGAGTGAGCCATAGTGCCAGATTCCATGTACAATATGTCCACAGCCAAGCGTAAGAGTCCCATAACCTTCCTTCTTTCCATTGACAAACCCGCCCCGATAAGTTGAAGCATCCTGCTTACAAAAAAATGTGCCAGTTCCATGCCTCTTATCCATTACCCAATCACCtaatcatatttttaacactattatcATATTATGTTTAGTTGTGTTGTTATTGTTGGTCTTAGTATGCGtagtattaaatatattattatcgGTGTAGAATGAAATAGATATATAGGTAGTATGACAAACCTTCATAGCGATTACCGTTGGAATATTCGTAAATTCCATTGCCATTTGCATGGTCATCTTCCCAATTAcctattaaaaatattaaccaGTTATTAATAGATAGGGTTTaaagtaatagtatataattattttaaaaggTAATACAAAGCTCCACGGAGGGCataaataactgagtaactAGTCTCTGAGGGAGTAGTAGGCACGGTAATGTAATACCTCTAAAGCGATCTCCATTAACGTATATAATTTCACCAGGGCCGTGTTTTCTACCATTAACCCATTCAccattatatttatcattgGTGgcataaaataatataccGGAACCATGGCACTTGTCATTCTGCCAAAACCCCTCATATTTCTCACCATTGGCATAACTCAATATTCCAAATCTATAGACATATTTAGAATTATCCACaattatacataaataatatagAACTGGCTTAAGCAAGTGTTAATagtggtaaaaaatacccCTGTTTAGTGTCTTCAACCCATTCACCCTCATATTTGTTACCATCAGCATAAACATATTTCCCAGTGCCGTGCATCTTTCCATTATACCAATCACCTACGCATTTTACATCCcagttaaattattaaattattaactatataataactaagtatacTAATGTAAGATCGTAATAATAGGCAACTTTTTAAATAGCATAATAACTGTAAGACTAGGTAAGTTGTGTTGGGAATCaattatgtgtaaaacaATACCATCGTAATAACTTCCATCGGCATATTTGTACATTCCTTTTCCATTCATAATATTGTCGACCCAATCTCCTTCATACTTTTCGCAAGGGTTTCCAAGTTTGTCAACGTAAGTTATAGTTCCCTTTCCATGACGTTTGTCTTGCCTCCACTGGCCGACGTAAACGTCACCTTCACTGTACTGGTAAGTACCGTGGCCATGCATTGCACCCTCTAACCAGTCGCCCTCATATACATCACCATTTGCATACTTCAAGGTTCCATATCCATTTATACGTCCATTCTCCCAGTTACCTATGATCATTATAAGTTTATTCGgctatactatatactgggatataaaattagttacaataaatagtaaatataaaaactGATTATggctaaaataattgtaagACTAAGTATCCAAGTTGTTATAGGTAAGAATTGGTCGGTTGTAACTGTGTGATACCTTCATAATAGTTTCCGGATGAGAAATAAGCAATCCCGTGaccatttattttatcattgaGCCATTCGCCTTCATAAACTGAGCCGTCTGCGTAGTAAAATTTACCGCGTCCTTCACGCTTCCCGAGAACAAAGTCACCTTCATAACGTTCAAAATCGTTGTAGTAAAACGTTCCAGAACCGTGAAATAACCCGTCAAAAACCTGTCCAGCGTAAGTGTTCTTAGCCGAAGATGTACTCTGATCACTCACAAAGGTGATATCACTCGCTTTAGATTTTACCGATGCCATACTCTAACACtctttttacacacttttaaaTATACCGTACCCTTAAAACAGTCAATTAGTGGTTAGTTACACTAAATCAGTAGTTGGTTAGggtttaatttatcctttataattgttattttggATGTATTTATATCtaatttacatataaaTAGATGATGTTttcttaaatttgtatttaattttggGGTAATTAAACACTTGGAGATATTAGAAAATATCGgatatttattaaaaattaaatattatgtaaaaaACTAAAGTAAAAAGGATCAAGGGGAAAGAATCTAAGAATTgaaattggtaaaaaattaaagtttaCACATGTGTACAAAATTTCCAAATTCGTAGAAAATTTATGGAATCTGAAATGAACTTCTTTTTAGGGCTTTAagattttgtttaaattttaaaaaatattaaaaaatcattaaataaAAGAATTATAAATTGAGTTGGGCCCATTGACTAAATTTCATgtttttcataatttttacattttttacatagGTATTTatgtaatagtataatttttgaataagtattaatgaaattgaGTGAGAGTGAGAggatatttataaaatctaTTTTCAATTCCTTGCAAGTCAATCGCAAATTGTTTTGTAATTACTTAAAAAACTACtcaaatcaaaattttaatttcaagtatcttattttatctatttataaatactattaattattgcTAAACTAGCTTTATAATGtgtgttaattattgtatAGAGATTTGGAATCTGAAAATGAGGTAAAAACTCATTTatgattaaattaatatttaatagaaAATGATAAGTTTAATGGATGAAATTCTTATGGAATCGGTAAAATTTGCcattttgaatttttttAGGTAAATGACTTGGTTAAGATAAAGCCTTTTCTAAATAGACTTGATGTGTATTCAACTGACGATAAAATTACACTCAAGGACATGTACAACAATTGGAAAAATGACATTGTTCTAAGGATAATTATACTTAAACATTTGGTAactcattaaattatttattaagaTAAAATGTTTGTttacttaaaatattcatttaataaaatattgatttttttaGAAACGGTTCGATTCAGTTGATTTACAACGAGCCCTCTTCATCACTTTAGACTCTCCGtacattaatatttaatttaatccCCCTCAAAAAAATCAACTTTTATACTACAATTAGTGTGAATTATTGCTGGGTGATGTTGCTGAGTAATTGTGTAGTGTTAATCCTGGTTCTTGATTTTATATCTTTACCAGGTAGCCcagttaattttttattcttcaGCTCCTCTCTTCTCTTCTTATTAGTTTCTCTCatctttttatttaacatttccACTTCTTGTGCACTCATTTTACCGCTTTTAACCAACCTCTTCATCTTACTCTTGAATTTTCGTTTCTTTCTATTACGATTTGTACTCACACTTATCAAATTGCTATCAACCTTTTTATTTGTGTTGGTGTTGTTTTCGGATATTATAACGTTGATTGGAGTTTCAACAGATATGGTAGAGACATTGTTAGTGGTAATTTTAGGTATCTTAGGTACAAAGGAGCAATTTGACAGTGAGTCCAGTTTATACATCAACTTACTGAACATCTGTGTTAATAGTTGTTTCTGAGCGtctaatttactattatttgAGGAGAACAGTTGTTTATATTTGTCTTCATATATTTCACCAAGTCCTCTTTTATCCTTTGAAAAGTCTAACTCCTCAGCAGGATCAGGTTTAGACTCTTCTATGGGATGAAAATCACGTTTATACTCtatattatcaaatattcCACTCTTTATCCTCtccattattattatttccaCTCCAACGTTATTATCAGTAGTGGCAGTACTGTTATCGGCATCATCAGTGGTCTCAGTAGTATTTTGTAACGTGGAGTTGTAATAGGGTAATTGTAAATCTAGTGATAGTAATGAGTTTCTAGGCCGAGAATAACCCCAAGCCTCACCCATCATTGACCAATCCTTCTCCTTCACCAATTCCTCCTCTATCTTATCTATACTGTTTTTTTCTCTATTCACTCCATTAACTggatttttatcatttagtgaatttttatcaacatTTGGTGAATTATCATCATCATATAAAGTAGTTAAATCGATGTCATCTCTATATAcatcatcttcatcatcagTACCCTCAGTATCACCATCCATATCATCAGCATTGGTATTGATATTGGAATTGATATTATTTGTGGATGGGTTATCGAAAAAATCTGAGTACATCATATCACATGCTGGTGTTGAGTCGTCAGATTCTTCACCTAGTGAATCAAAGTAGTCGAATTCCTCATCCTCAATATAATCCTCATCTGCGAACCTCTCCATATCCTCAAACTTAAAGAATCCATCCTCGACATTATTTTCACTACCTTCCAAATGATTCACGTCATTGTTATCCAAAGTATTATCCAAACTTTTGGAATCATCATCACTATCTACAGTATCAAGAGGTGAGATAGGAGTGTTATCCACTGTATCATTGGCGTTGTCAATGTTATTGGTATTATTGGAGTCATTCGAGTGTTTACAAACGGTTAAGGTATTATTGAGTAAAATTTTGTcaattttatcactaaaatatgttacattTAAATCAAGATTCCCAGCAATAAATTGCCAAAGTTGCTGTAAATCTAAACTTTGGGCTGAGTTGACCAGTTTAGTGGCATGAGAATTTGAGTAGCCCTGAGAACGCCTAACTGCCGAGGATTTACGTGATCTTTTCTTGGCAGTCTCCTCAGCCAAGTactttttaaacaatttcaAACGAAGTAagtgaaataaatttaaatttaaattttttctGAGAAATTCATTTGAAACTGATAAATCAGTAAATAACAGCCAAGGAGACtcagttaaattattatcactCAAATCAACCATAacaatttacattaataacaaaaaaataataataaagaaataataaactgATTTGGTGGTGAAATATTGGAAGaagtataaaattggaATCCTGcaaatttacactattttatcAAGTTTCGGAatgaattataaaatttttacactaacTTTTACTACTACTTTTATGGGACTAATTTAAGTAGTTAGTGTAAAAGCAGGTGTAAATGGAGAGGAAGTGACACTTTATCATGTTTTTATGcttaatactgttaacactTTGTTTGAAATTTGTTTTCTTCACAGATTCGTTTATTttgtacaataaattattatttaattcgGCTCCAACGAGATTTGGGCCTTCCTTCAAACACACAAACTTAACTTTACAACTTTATAACACACCAGGTAATTCAAATTAAACCTTCTAACTCTTTTTAGTCAAAAAATCACTAAACAACCTTCATAACACAACTTTACATAATTCTACTGCtactgttaacactgttgaAAACCCGGTTATCACGAGCACACCGTTAATCAACAAAGTtgatactaataataatagtcTATTGGATGATTCATTAGAATTAAACAAGACTGAGGGATTATATACAGATTCAGAGcagtataaattattatcaaagtATTTTAGTGTTGAGGAGAGTGTGACCGAGAAGGAATACTTGCCTTTAAAGGATCGTTTTATTACTAAAGTTGAGGGTCCTGAGGTTTACTTTCCTGTTGAGTATACTTTGGAGTGTATTTCTGTAGTTCCTGAGCTTTTTCAAAGTAATTTTCTACTGAGGGGTGAGGATCATTGGTCAGAACTAATCCAAATCCGCTCGCTTTTTAGGCGTAAAACTGAGATTTTGAATCAAATTTCTAAGCTTACAGCCGAGAAATCGGATTCCTCAAAGACATTTTTCATCAAAAACTGTGTCAACTCACTTCTCAGAAGTGTAATTATTGGGGCcagaaataaaattagagAGTTGAAAAGTGAGTTAAACACTGTGGAACAGGAACTGACGGCCTTAAGATTAAAGCTTCCAAACCTTCTGCATCCAGAAGTTACAGATAATAACACAGTTTTAAAACCTGCAAAATACAGTAACAACGCTGTGTTAAAGAGTAAATTAGACCACGTTGATGTAATTAACAGGTTATGTCCAAGGTATATAGAACGTGCAGTAAGTATTAGCGGTAAGGGGTTTTCATCATATTGTACACCTTTAGCAACACTTTCCAGAGcattagttaattattttctgGATACTCTGACCAGGTTGTTTGATTATACTGAGGTGGTTGTACCATTAATTGTGACGAAATCAACTTTGGAATTAACTGGTCATTTGCCCTATTTTGAGGATAACTTGTATAAACTTGATGATAGTAATGTTTTTAATGGTGAAACTGGTTATTTAATACCGACTTCAGAGGTTTCATTATTAGGTTTATTCAAGGGCGGTAAATTTAAGGCTAACAGTTTGCCCAAATTTTTCACAGCGTATAGTGAATGTTTTAGGAAAGAAATACAAGATTACGGAGCTAACGCCAGAGGTTTAATAAGGCAGCATCAGTTCGGAAAAGTTGAACTACTTTGTTTTTGTCCACCAGATTCCTCAGAATACGCTCACTCACTGATGCTCAGTCACATTGAGTTTCTGCTAAATCAGTTAGAACTTCCATATCAACAGGTACTTCTAAGTGCTAAGGAAACTGGCCATACTTGTTCCAAAACTATCGACTGCGAAGTCCCTCTACCCTCAAAAAACTTCTTTCTCGAACTCTCGAGCTGCTCAAACACTAAAGACTTTCAAACCAACCCACTCAACATTACCACTGATACTCTTAACAGTATGCgacacaattatttatatagtcAAACCATtgtattagttatataacAACAACACTGAGTTATATAATGTGTGGTAGGAGTTCATAGTGTAAATGGATCAGGATTAGCAATTGGAAGAACAATAACGGCATTGTTGGAGTATAATACCATAAAAAGAGAAAACGGGTTAATACAAGTCAAGATACCAAAACCGTTACAACAATATCTTAATAACAGTACATTAATATTGGAAAATCCAGTTGAAACTATTTGAGATGTGGAAAATTAGAAGCTTAACCCGTAACTTTGTCAGGTATTACTCTACCAGTAATAAGTTATTACTGGATAAGGCTGATTCTGaggttaaaaatgagttGGAAAAGAGATTGCTCGAAGTTTTACCACAAAATTGGTACAAAGataaagttattaaaattcaaaaaatcatttcaaattcttttttaattttactcttcACTGGGGGGTTCCTAGCGAATTTTTTTGATGGTATCACTGTTACGATTCTTGCTCACGCGCACAGATCTTAGTTATTCGCCACTTATTTATCCTATTAGGCGGACTTAATTgataattaattagttatatagtcTTAAGTTAAATTAGGTACTAGTATAGCAATAGTTAACCCTAGCcgagtttaaatttttattagatAGGAATAAGGAATTATCAAGAATGATAATAACTTCGGAAATACACTTAATGAGTTCATATTTAGCATTTACTGTATCATACTCTGGCTATTCTTATACAGTTATTAGTGTAGTTATAGTAAACTCTGCTGTAAATTGGATAGTCTGGAATACAATCGGGATTACAGCATTATTTAAGCTGTGGAATTGTTCAAGTAAgctatataataatattaaaatgtgattAGAGAAGGTTTAATTGGATACCTCATTATAGACAAGGTGTTGCAATTTCCGGTGTATTAGCTTCAACTTTTGCTTCAAGTATTCCTTTACGGTGCTTGCCGCAGCGTCAATAATCTAAACTTACTTAGTTCTTTggttatttatactattaaccatatattaatagtgttatcaagagtttaaattatatacctatTTGAATAATTGGTATAGGCAATAGTGACGTATCCTCCAAAAGAGTATTAAGTATACTGTTGATGTCGTATTTGGGAATTTTGGGAAATGAATACCTCTTTGCGAAACTGAAATTATCACCTCAATGGTTCTTTTTACTCCTTAACtttatgttaaatttgtataatatacataatttttatttaggATGAAGTTGCATTCCAAGAAAAAGGCAATTTCCATCACAATGGGTATTATTCTACTGATTTCCCTCTTTTAACTAACCTAATATGATTTTAGgcatattattattactgaTGTGTGAATCACAAGTTATCAATGGGAAAACACCAGaactataaaattttcaatatttttactacattttaa harbors:
- a CDS encoding UBX domain protein, which produces MFLYDIFSNFINFVLVPIYEALLAMFRRVSSLLTLTPTHLIEEYESKYGSIHPKIFLGSFEEARRVSLHSGKMIVLYIHSEFNDHVCRNLFTNQLIIEVIDTNYIFYMEYYKGASMRKMMDLVNCMTVPHLSVLSFQGLNRCTVVNRLEGSVEHDALVSMLLGSVEYQPPPERAESSREVIREQDEEFRRAVEIDSVKFKERDIKRRDEAQRRRTQELIKRQKKEEREKILEHRKELAKVYTNVFDKFERKEVKIRVRLPNGNRIEGEFAKNDKVEKIYEWVEASQFLENKNYKIPYNFNLSIPYPSTTLSDRNVTLENANLVPSSSLLLTSLDDTSDED
- a CDS encoding ARID/BRIGHT DNA binding domain protein, giving the protein MDEEEFYENLKNFHGPEKYLELSQTNLFGAKLDLFRFYKCIRRFGNLTESMIITHWREICSEIGVLNPSDSVPPDEAQKASRYFCDLFFNFNYPNYSATHVTKYDEATNSSSSSEYINTISNSDDENGISYKNVVWMANHFLNQQKSSIHHTTGTPNTHSTDTNTTAHTTPNTKNTDTNSTPNTHNTVNTFHNTTNTLDSNNSVNSVDINPVNSVSDEQWKLSIYENNAPLTYESQTKVGNEYSIVEESNDSESEEDEDLVYDIIYELSKYIIGRIELEYSLKILLKTLIISNLPDIPNLISTLSLINFQYTSELTKSQQTESNIKIIITVNNILILIVRNSFINYEDSSTGDTIDNGINDKLTLYDQATVCLNSLQHSTITLFKLFTSNKNRVNVLDMYSESDILRLSDTLNSILLLIKYLIIISTSQWQFDLLHLFINQVLSSLINNINSSGAGSAVIGTCNTVGNTSDGATEVVNEHVLESLQVFMKGCNELCKKLKSKFSLKTIVDLYTLSVRILKSEALSNSLKKEIFELLLTIHTYFHFSNHHMHNNIQFVLQCFIHNLVNPTHTTVNTGSAVNSSNSANTSNCVNSSNGVKSDNRVSGDNYDSIFKRRKRSRDENMKCVFNNPDNTNTTTNASNNTSNHTNTGATNISTNRDGMDNKADVNVNMECSVKSEENDGNTPEGDDSVVGTIGNNSSDANGKKSVDVGEGNCVENNEGVRENEQLTLEDSISFLQFYYKTVFGIFANQSATLPILDNTNDNDNNKANNTNKDKDKMNDVDVDENEMNEIICKCIEKLLEYSFCSEMLEKNYEKLLECAFKEHSKSLWSLIHKLLSKCSHFTLNCSNTNYHITHFKQIL
- the RSPH10B2 gene encoding MORN repeat family protein, which encodes MASVKSKASDITFVSDQSTSSAKNTYAGQVFDGLFHGSGTFYYNDFERYEGDFVLGKREGRGKFYYADGSVYEGEWLNDKINGHGIAYFSSGNYYEGNWENGRINGYGTLKYANGDVYEGDWLEGAMHGHGTYQYSEGDVYVGQWRQDKRHGKGTITYVDKLGNPCEKYEGDWVDNIMNGKGMYKYADGSYYDGDWYNGKMHGTGKYVYADGNKYEGEWVEDTKQGFGILSYANGEKYEGFWQNDKCHGSGILFYATNDKYNGEWVNGRKHGPGEIIYVNGDRFRGNWEDDHANGNGIYEYSNGNRYEGDWVMDKRHGTGTFFCKQDASTYRGGFVNGKKEGYGTLTLGCGHIVHGIWHYGSLVSIDNFEISPTSPWNNPDL
- the MPP10 gene encoding Mpp10 family protein → MVDLSDNNLTESPWLLFTDLSVSNEFLRKNLNLNLFHLLRLKLFKKYLAEETAKKRSRKSSAVRRSQGYSNSHATKLVNSAQSLDLQQLWQFIAGNLDLNVTYFSDKIDKILLNNTLTVCKHSNDSNNTNNIDNANDTVDNTPISPLDTVDSDDDSKSLDNTLDNNDVNHLEGSENNVEDGFFKFEDMERFADEDYIEDEEFDYFDSLGEESDDSTPACDMMYSDFFDNPSTNNINSNINTNADDMDGDTEGTDDEDDVYRDDIDLTTLYDDDNSPNVDKNSLNDKNPVNGVNREKNSIDKIEEELVKEKDWSMMGEAWGYSRPRNSLLSLDLQLPYYNSTLQNTTETTDDADNSTATTDNNVGVEIIIMERIKSGIFDNIEYKRDFHPIEESKPDPAEELDFSKDKRGLGEIYEDKYKQLFSSNNSKLDAQKQLLTQMFSKLMYKLDSLSNCSFVPKIPKITTNNVSTISVETPINVIISENNTNTNKKVDSNLISVSTNRNRKKRKFKSKMKRLVKSGKMSAQEVEMLNKKMRETNKKRREELKNKKLTGLPGKDIKSRTRINTTQLLSNITQQ